TGTACATCAATAGGGTATTTTAAGAACAATTCAATTTGATGGAATCGCTTTTTCAGAAACCATGAGGCAATCGAATTTACTATGGGTATTGGCATTTTTACCTATCTTTATGCAATAAAAATAGCGAATTTCTTTCAATGAACTACGAAGGTGTTTTAACAAAAATGCAGACCGAAAACGGTTCACCCATACAGTACTATCTTATTTTCGAGAACGACTTCCTAAATGTCAATCAGTTACTGGATAAAAAAGTGTCAATTAGCTTTTTGAGATACCAGTGCCTCAATTGCTCATTGGAAAAGAAGATTTTTCGTCAGGGCTTTTGTTACGACTGTTTTTATGAAATTCCACAGGCGGCAGATTGGATCATGCGACCCGAATTAAGCACTGCACATTTAGACAAAGAAGATCGTGATCTGGAATATGAAAAAAAAGTGCAATTGCAACCACATGTTGTGTACCTGGCAAATAGCAGCAATGTAAAGGTTGGAGTGACCCGAAAGAGTCAGATACCTACTCGATGGATCGATCAGGGTGCACATGAAGCTATAGAAATAGTAGAAGTGCCTAACCGATATCTGGCAGGAATTACCGAAGTTGCGTTAAAAGACCATGTAAGCGACAAAACCAATTGGCGCACCATGCTTAAAAATGAAATTAAGGACGAAGATTTAATACAGTGGCGTGCAAAACTGAAACAATTTATCCCAACCGAAGCCTTACCTTATTTTATTGAATCCAATACTGAAACCAATCTGGAATTCCCGGTTTTAGAGTATCCCACAAAATTGAACAGTCTTAATTTGGACAAAACTCCCTTTTATGAAGGAATTTTAAAAGGAATCAAAGGTCAATACCTTCTATTTGAAGACAACACAGTTTTCAATGTCCGTGGAAGTGAAGGCTATGTTGTGGGAATTGTAATAAACTAATAAATCCCAAATTCCAAATCGTGAGCAGTGAGCAATGAGCGGTGAGCAGTGAGCAGTGAGCAGGGAGCGGTTGAATGGATGGATTGTTAGATTGTTGGATTGTTGGATTGTTGGATGATTGGAAAGTTGTTAACAAAGGGTAAAAATTGAAGGGAATGATATATTTACTCCTAATTCCTAATTCCTAATTCCTAATTCCTAATTCGTAAATCGTAAATCGTAAATCGTAAATCGTGAGCCGTGAAGCGTGAATAGAAAAAACTTAATGTTTGATGTGAGAAATTAATTTTGCTTAAATCTCCAATCACTAATTACTAATCCCTCATCCCTTCACCTAATTAATACTATCCTTCTTCTTTTTATTTCCGAAGAGCCCGCCCAGGATATCCTTAACGACATCGGTGGTTTGTTGTGTGGTAGTGTTGCCGGTGTTTGTGGTCTCTGTCGAATCTTTCTTGGGAGTATTTCCGGTAATAATATCTTTTAAGATATCGGTTCCTTTATCTTTTAAATCCTGCTTTTGTTTTTCGATTAGTTTTTGAGTCAGTGCTTTTACGGCTGCTTCGGTGTTTAAAGCTATCTGCGGACTCGTAAACGACCCGGTTAAACCAACAGGCAGCGAGACCGTCATATTGTTCGCATCTTCAGGATTCAGCTTCGCCAGTAATTTTGTGACATCTCCGCCCAAATATTTTGCAGGCACATCGAAAGTAAGATTGTAGTCTATTCTTTTATCCAAACCGTGTTTTCCTCCTGCGGTCACCTTGATTCCTTTTACGTTAAAATCAAAGGGTTTTATTTCAATGTTGCCGTTGTTAAATGTGAAAGCCGTACTAACATCTCTTAGACTGAGTTGCTGCAGATTTAAAAAGGAGATTTGTTCTCCTAATTTCGCCAATAATGGTGTTTCCTGAGAATTTACTTCGGCCGTTATAATTTGAGCCAGGGCGTTTCCCGCCAAGGTGGTTAATTTGGGGGTAAGATTTTCATTCAGGTCTCCTTGCAATTTGATTGTAGTATTCAAATCACCGTCCAGTGCTTTGGCAATGGGAGCAAAAAATTTTAGCATATCTAACTGCTGGAAAGATTGTGCGATATCAATCTTTTTTAAATCGAGATTCATAGCAAAGGTCGGGGTTGCATTTTTTGTTGAAACATTTCCCGATAAGGCAATATTTCCGCCAAATGCCGAGGATGTGACATTGGTGAGAGTTGCCGTTTCATTCTGAATTGCCATGCTGCCTTTCACATCGGTAAGCGTAATGTTGTCATAAATTACCTTGTTGGCGTTAAAATCTAATGTTGCATCCAAAAAGGTAGGAATTTTAATCGATTTTTTATCTGAAGTAGTTGTCGGGGTATTCTTAGTGTTTTCTGAAGCAGGTGCATCGGCAGTCATAAAATCGTTTACATTAAAAGTATTTGATTTCACAGCAAATCGCCCTTTGAGGTCTTGTTTCGACATAAGCCACGGAATTAAGTTCTGGATGTTCCCCGAAGCCTGCACATCGGTTTGCCCCGAAGTAGCATTCAAATCGGTCAGTTTAATAGTTCCGGGAGAAAATGTCACGTTGGCATTGGCAATTTTCAACGGATTTTTAAAATCGGGGTCATTATAGACGAATCCGGTAACACTTGCGTTTCCCGCAGCTTTAATATTCTGATATTGTTCGGTTTCAACCGAATGCATATCGAAGTTGGTCGTAACATCGGCTTTTAATATTCCGCTGAGCTCTTGTTCCATTTCCAGCGGAAGCACCTTTTCAATATTTGCCAAATTGAGTGTGCCTTTAAGTGCCAGATTCACTAAAGCATTTTCGGTGAGGTTGTGAATACTACCATTGGCTGAAAAAACTTCTTCATCGATCGCAAAAGTGAGTCCGCCAATATTCAGGTAGGTATCTTTTGCAATTCCGGTGTCGTTCTTAAGGTGCGCATCGATAGAAATATTGCGCACCGTTTTAGGAAGGTCGGGATATTTAAAGGATGCGTTATTACTTGCAATTTTAATATCCATTTTTGGAATATGAATGGAATCCACACTCCCCTGAAGCATCCCGTTTACCGTAAAATCACCGGTCGTAGTGACTCCGTCCAGTTCCTTTACATAGGTCTTCGGAATTACAGCAAGAAAATTTTTAAAATCGGATGAAGGTGTTTTAAATGTAAGATCTACCTCGTTATTGTTTTCATTCACCTTTACAAAGCCGTTGAAAGTGAGGGGTAACTCATTGATTTTGGCTTCGTTTTCCAAAAAGGTGTACTTTTTATTTTCAAAATCCATCTGAAAAACCGCATCCAGTGCTAACAAATTGTCTTTTAAATATTCGGTTTTTTCAATTTGAAGAGAAATCAACGCACCGGTTTCGGTGTCCAATTCAGACTGCGCTACAGAGAAATCTCCTTTTCCGGTGTGATTTACCTCTTTCAGTATCACAAATGTTTGTGTTTTCTTATCGAAATAATTGATTCGTGAATTTTTGATTTCATATTTTTTCAAATCGAATGTAAACCCCGAATTCCCTTCAATGTCATCTTTCATGGGGGCATCCTTCTTAACGGCAAGGTCGTAATTGGTTTGTCCTGTGGAATCTATCAAAATGTTTACATAGGATTCGTCTAATAACAATCCGTCAATTTTTATGGGGTCGTCACCGCTTTTAAACAACTGTGTAATTCCCATGTCCAATTTTAATAGCGTTCCGGTCGCCAGCGTATCACCTTTAAAAGGGGCTCTGTTTATTACACTAAAATCCTTAATGGTTAATGCAGCGTCGGGAAAGCTTCGGAACAAACTTAAATCGAAGTCATTCCAGGTCACATCGGCATTTATGTTTTGTTCCAGCGCACGTTTGACCAGTTTTTCCATGGTGCTTTCAAAAAACAAAGGGGACAGTGCCAGTAGCACCAAGACTATGCCTAAAAAGATTCCTATTATTTTCAGTATTTTTTTCATTTGTATTTTCTCTTTTATATTTTTTCTTGCTTTAGAAGTACTACTTCAGCGTCTAATTCTTCTCCCATTTTTAAGCCGAATCGTTTTCTGAAAGCAAACACAGCGGCATATAGAAACGGTGTATCCAGCAGGGCAATCAATACTTTAAAAAGAAAGCCACTTAGCAGCAAGGGTGCAAATAAGGCCCAGTCTATCTTTCCGAAGCTACACAACAAGGCTAAAACCGTAAACGTATCCACAAACTGTGACAAAAAGGTTGAAAAGTTATTCCGAAGCCAAAGATGTTTCCCTTTGGTGAGACGTTTCCAAAAATGGAATATCGAAATATCGATGTACTGCGCTAATAAATACGCCATCATGGAAGCAAAAACGGCTACGGCAGTCGCGCCAAATACTTTGTCGAATAAGGCATCGCTTATAGGGCTCCAATCTGTTGCAGGCACGGCGGCTGATACATATACAATCAATAACGAAAAGAACGACGCAAAAATACCGGCAGTAACTACCTGATTGGCTTTTTTCTTCCCGTATACTTCACTTATAATGTCAGTAATTAAAAACGTAACGGGATAGGGAAGAATTCCCACCGAAATTTCGAAGGTGTACAGTCCAAAAAAATCCCAGGAAAAAAATTTCTGAAATATTAGATTGGAAACCACCAAAGAAGCGATGAATAACGCACCTAAAATCAAGTTGATGCGTTGCGCCAACATTCGGTCTGCCAGGGTGAGTGCTGCCACTATTTATTTTGATTATACACAAAGATACTAGTCAGTTGTATTCTTTTCCTTAATTTCGTCTTAAATGTTAAAATCTCAATTCCATTAAGCCATTGCAGCACATCTATCTATCGTTGGGGAGTAATATGGGAAACCGTTTCGAGCTGTTGCAACAAGCGGTACAGGCTATTTTTGAAGAAATTGGGAGTGTGCTCAAAATTTCTTCGGTCTACGAAACTCCGGCTATGGGGTTTGAAGGAGATGCGTTTTTAAACTGTGTAGTCGTCGTCCAATCTACACTTTCTCCAAAAAAGATACTCGCTGCTATTTTAGAGATTGAAAAGCAAATGGGGCGGGAAAGAAGGCATGCAAAAAGATATAGTTCTCGGCCTATCGACATCGATATTTTATTGATAGACGATTTGGTGGTTGCCTCCAAACCACTTACAATTCCTCATCGGGAAATTCAAAACAGAAGGTTTGTGTTGCAGCCGTTGGCTGAGGTGAACTCAAAACTCCAACATCCTGTTCTATGTAAAAATGTAATCAAGCTACTGGCCGAAACCAAGGATAAGAGTGTTATTACAAAACAGTCGAAATGGTTGGTAAATCCCAGAAAAGAGTATGATATTTCTAAATTCAAGTATATCGCTATAGAAGGGAATATCGGCGCAGGAAAGACAAGTCTTGCGACGCAGATTGCCAACGATTTTAATGCAAAATTAATATTGGAGCGATTCAAAGACAATCCCTTTTTACCGAAATTTTACGAGCAACCGGGGCGTTATGCGTTCCCTCTGGAGATGTCGTTTTTGGCAGATCGCTATCAACAGTTGCTGGAAGATATCAAGCAATTCGATTTGTTTAAGGAATGTGTGGTGGCCGATTACGACGGCTATAAGTCGCTAATTTTTGCAAAGGTCACCCTGCAGGCCGAGGAGTTTGTTTTGTATAAAAAACTGTTTCATTTAATGCACAAGGAATTGCCTAAACCCGACGTGTATGTCTATTTATATCAAAATACGGACAGACTGCTGGAAAACATTAAAAAACGCGGACGAAAATTTGAGCAGAGTATTGAAGCAGCCTATCTCCAAAAACTAAATGCGGGATATCTGGAATTTGTAAAGAGCAGACCTTCCGAGAGTGTGCGAATTATTGATATTTCGGAAATGGATTTTATTAAAAGCCGAAAGGATTATCTTCAAATTTTAAAAGCTATTGTTGGCTAGACGCGGTTTTTGAAAGTGCTTTATTTGTTGAGCTTACTGAAAAAATCCCAGATCACTACTCCTGCACTCACCGAAATATTTAAAGAATGCTTGGTGCCGTATTGCGGAATTTCGATAACGACATCGCTAGCAGAAACCACTTGTTGTTGCACGCCTTTTACCTCATTTCCGAAGACTAAAGCGTAACGTTGTTGCTTTTCAATTTTAAAATCGGATAGCGAAACAGTCTGTTCCGCCTGTTCGATGGAAGCCACAAAAACACCTTCCTCCTTCAGTTTTGTAACGACATCCAACGTATTTTCAGCGTATTCCCATGCAACACTTTCGGTGGCACCCAAAGCCGTTTTCTGAATATCCTTATGAGGAGGTTGGGCAGTTATTCCACAGAGATAAATTTTTTCAATAAGGAAAGCATCAGCGGTACGAAATACCGATCCGATATTGTTTAAACTGCGAATATTGTCGAGAATAATAATGAGCGGAGTCTTTTCCGAAGCTTTAAATGCTTCAGGGTTGATACGTTCCAACTCGCTGTTTTTTAACTTTCGGTGTTTCATTGGCGCAAAAATACTCTTTTCTCATAAAATTTGACTCAAACTTAGTGGCCGAGGTTCATTGTTGATAAAAGTGAATAAATCACTATCACTTCATTTCAAAAAAAAGGGCAATTTCGTTACATTTATTGGTTCAATAAACAATAAGACTAGAAAATAGATAATGTCAAAGAAAGTCACCCCCTTAATGAAGCAATACAACACCATTAAGGCGAAGTATCCCGATGCTTTGCTCTTGTTTCGAGTAGGCGATTTTTATGAAACCTTTGGAGAGGATGCAGTACGAGCCGCGGGTATCCTCCACATTACACTTACGGCACGAAATAACGGAGGTGATGATGTAGAGTTGGCCGGGTTTCCACATCATTCGTTGAATACGTATCTGCCCAAGCTGGTGATGGCGGGTTGCCGGGTTGCTATCTGCGATCAGTTGGAAGACCCAAAGTTGACGAAAACCATAGTAAAACGCGGGGTAACCGAGTTGGTGACACCCGGAGTTGCTTTAAACGACGATATTTTACATTCAAAATTGAATAATTTTCTGGCTGCGGTTCATTTCAATTCCGGCTCAGGCGGAAACCTCTCCGATACTACCAGGATAGGTGTTTCTTTTTTGGATGTTTCCACAGGGGAATTTTTAACCGCGGAAGGCTCTGCCGAATATATCGACAAACTCCTTCAAAATTTCAATCCTTCCGAAGTTTTGTTCAGCAAACAGAAAAGAAAGCTTTTTTCTGAAACCTTTGGCGATACTTTTCATGTATTTCATTTGGAAGATTGGGTATTTCAGAAAGATTATGCCGTAGACACGCTTCAAAAACACTTCGATGTTCAAAACTTAAAAGGCTTTGGCATAGATCATCTGGAGGAAGGTATTATAGCTGCCGGAGCGGCCTTGCATTATTTGGACGAAACGCAGCATACCAAATTGCAGCATATCACCAAAATCTCGCGTATAGCCGAGGACGAATACGTTTGGATGGACCGATTTACCATTCGGAATTTAGAATTATACCATTCCCATCATCAAAATGCGGTGACATTGTTAGACGTTATCGATAAAACCACTTCTCCCATGGGAGGGCGACTCTTGAAACGTTGGATGGCGCTTCCGCTTAAAAATGCCGATAAAATAGTAGAACGGCATGAGGTAGTGAGTTATTTACTCGAACACGCTACGGTGCTTGAAAAAATTCAGTTGCATATAAAACGGATAGGCGATTTGGAGCGGCTTATTTCAAAGGTGGCTACCGCAAAGGTGAATCCGCGGGAAGTCATTCAGCTTAAAAATTCGTTGGAGGCCGTAATTCCGGTGAAATCTGAAGCCCTTCAGTCTAAAAATGAGTCGGTTAGAATAATAGGAGAACAATTACAGGATTGCGAATTGTTGCGCCAAAAGATAAAGGAAACGATTTCAGAAAATGCACCCGTCAATATTTTAAAGGGAAATACGATTGCTCCGGGCTTTCACGAAGCCCTGGATGAACTGCGTGCTATTTCAACCGGCGGAAAGGAATATCTGGATCAGATGTTGGAACGTGAAACAAAACGTACGGGAATTACTTCCTTAAAAATAGCATCCAATAATGTTTTCGGGTATTATATTGAAGTACGAAACACGCATAAAGACAAGGTTCCAGAGGAGTGGATCAGGAAACAGACCCTGGTAAATGCCGAGCGCTATATCACCGAAGAGTTAAAAGAATACGAGTCGAAAATTTTAGGCGCAGAAGAAAAGATTTTGGCGCTGGAGCAGGAATTGTACGGAAAATTGGCACAGTGGATGCTTCAGTTTATTGGCTCTGTACAGCAAAATGCGGCTTTAATTGCGCAGCTGGATTGCCTCTGTTCGTTTGCAACTCAGGCAAAGCTGGCCAATTATACGAGACCTTTGTTCGATGATACCTTCGATCTGGATATCAAAGAAGGACGTCATCCGGTGATTGAAAAACAGCTGCCTCCCGATGCGCCTTTTATTGCCAACGATGTCTTCCTGGACAGGGACAATCAGCAAATAATCATGATTACCGGGCCCAACATGAGTGGGAAGTCGGCAATTCTTAGGCAAACAGCCTTGATTGTTTTATTGGCACAGATGGGAAGTTTTGTTCCTGCCAAAGCGGTTCGAATGGGTTGCGTGGATAAAATATTCACCAGAGTAGGTGCGAGTGATAATATTTCGATGGGCGAATCTACCTTTATGGTCGAGATGAATGAGACGGCGAGTATTTTGAATAATATTTCGGATCGCAGTCTGGTCTTACTCGACGAAATTGGAAGGGGGACCAGTACCTATGACGGAATCTCAATTGCATGGGCGATTAGCGAATATTTGCACGAACATCCGTCGAAGGCAAAAACCCTGTTTGCGACGCATTATCACGAGTTAAATGAAATGACCGAAACTTTTTCTAGAATAAAAAATTACAATGTTTCGGTGAAGGAGCTAAAGGACAATGTGTTATTTCTTCGGAAATTAGTTCCGGGAGGTTCACACCACAGTTTCGGAATTCACGTAGCCAAGATGGCCGGAATGCCACAGGCGGTATTGCATAGGGCGAATAAAATATTGGCGCGTCTAGAAAAATCGCATTCTTCGGAAGAATTAACTGAAGAGATGAAGGCTATTTCGAAGGAGGAAATGCAATTGAGTTTCTTTAAACTGGACGACCCGCTTTTGGAAGAATTGCGGGAAGAAATCCTTGATATTGATATAGATACCCTCACTCCGGTGGAAGCCCTCATGAAGCTAAATGAGATAAAACGAATGCTGGTGCGCAATGCTAAGGTGAAGCTTAAAAAGTAGCTGTGTGAAGTATTCTCAATTTTTACCAAATAATGCTTTGCTTTTGTTGTAAATATTTTAAATTTGCGTCCGCTTTAGGAATAAAGCCATGTTCATACAAATCGCGAAAATAGCTCAGTTGGTAGAGCGCCACCTTGCCAAGGTGGAGGTCGCGGGTTCGAATCCCGTTTTTCGCTCGCTTCGGCTTCGCTCAGCGACCGTCGAATAAATTAGTACCAGTCCAAGCTGAAGTGGTGGAATTGGTAGACACGCTGGACTTAAAATCCAGTGGGCAGAAATGCCCGTACGGGTTCAAGTCCCGTCTTCAGTACAGATGAGAAAAGGCCGAATCGAAAGATTCGGCTTTTTTGTTTTCCGTAATGAAGAAAAAGCACTCTTTTTCGAAATGAAGGGAAACAAAAAAGCAGAACCACAAAGTGGGGCGGGCTTTTCTATCAAGATGTTGAAATGGGACTCGCCGAAGGCAATTCCCGTATGAATGAGGAAAAATGATTCCTTTTTCGAAATGAAGGGAAACAAAAAAGCAGAACCACAAAGTGGGGCGGGCTTTTCTATCAAGATGTTGAAATGGGACTCGCCGGAGGCAATTCCCGTATGAATGAGGAAAAATGATTCCTTTTTCGATATGAAGGGAAACAAAAAAGCAGAACCACAAAGTGGGGCGGGCTTTTCTATCAAGATGTTGAAATGGGACTCGCCGAAGGCAATTCCCGATTTTTTCACTAAAATATCCAACTGTTGGAAATTTAGAAAATTGGATTTTTTTTGTTTATATTTATTCTCAATCTAAAACAAAAACTATGGGAGTAGGGGGATTATTTTTTGGTACAATAGCTGTAATTCTGATACTTGTAATATTAATGGAGATTCGGGAAAGGAGTTAAGCTTCGCCTCTCGTTTTAACCGTTATAAATCGTCACTTAAAATCTTTTTAATTTCATCATCCACATCTTTTTTAAGATCGTTGGATGTTGTACTTTGATTACTTATACGATAAGAGATATAAATAAGGAAGAACAGTATGGGTAGAATTGCCGGTAGTGAATACCAGAAATCGAACTCATCTATATACTGTATTTTGTAATTTATCACTCCGGAAAGCTGAAACAAAAACATAGTAAGGGGAACCAAAATTGCATATTTCCACCAATTAGTTGATGTTAAAAACCACATGCCTGTTAATGAGACAAAGGTAATTTTGGTAAATAGTGCGTGCATATAGGCTTGTACGCTTCCAAAACCACCGGAATTAACAACGCCAAAAAAAGTATCCCACTCGGTTGCATCAGCCGGGGCATATTTATAAATGTAAAATAAAAAAGGTGTTGCTATCAGGAATAGAGATAACAACACCCCTAATAAAATGCTTCTGCTCCTATCCGTTTGGTGGAACTTCGTATTTGTCTTTATCGATTTGTTGTTCATCGGTTGAAAGTGCTTCAGGCGTACAACTTGCTGCTAGCGCAAGAATGGCTAAAATAAACATTAGTTTTTTCATAATAAATAAGTTTTTAAGGTTAAAAACCCCAAACTACTTATTATAAT
This genomic stretch from Ulvibacter sp. MAR_2010_11 harbors:
- a CDS encoding DUF2797 domain-containing protein, translating into MNYEGVLTKMQTENGSPIQYYLIFENDFLNVNQLLDKKVSISFLRYQCLNCSLEKKIFRQGFCYDCFYEIPQAADWIMRPELSTAHLDKEDRDLEYEKKVQLQPHVVYLANSSNVKVGVTRKSQIPTRWIDQGAHEAIEIVEVPNRYLAGITEVALKDHVSDKTNWRTMLKNEIKDEDLIQWRAKLKQFIPTEALPYFIESNTETNLEFPVLEYPTKLNSLNLDKTPFYEGILKGIKGQYLLFEDNTVFNVRGSEGYVVGIVIN
- a CDS encoding AsmA-like C-terminal region-containing protein encodes the protein MKKILKIIGIFLGIVLVLLALSPLFFESTMEKLVKRALEQNINADVTWNDFDLSLFRSFPDAALTIKDFSVINRAPFKGDTLATGTLLKLDMGITQLFKSGDDPIKIDGLLLDESYVNILIDSTGQTNYDLAVKKDAPMKDDIEGNSGFTFDLKKYEIKNSRINYFDKKTQTFVILKEVNHTGKGDFSVAQSELDTETGALISLQIEKTEYLKDNLLALDAVFQMDFENKKYTFLENEAKINELPLTFNGFVKVNENNNEVDLTFKTPSSDFKNFLAVIPKTYVKELDGVTTTGDFTVNGMLQGSVDSIHIPKMDIKIASNNASFKYPDLPKTVRNISIDAHLKNDTGIAKDTYLNIGGLTFAIDEEVFSANGSIHNLTENALVNLALKGTLNLANIEKVLPLEMEQELSGILKADVTTNFDMHSVETEQYQNIKAAGNASVTGFVYNDPDFKNPLKIANANVTFSPGTIKLTDLNATSGQTDVQASGNIQNLIPWLMSKQDLKGRFAVKSNTFNVNDFMTADAPASENTKNTPTTTSDKKSIKIPTFLDATLDFNANKVIYDNITLTDVKGSMAIQNETATLTNVTSSAFGGNIALSGNVSTKNATPTFAMNLDLKKIDIAQSFQQLDMLKFFAPIAKALDGDLNTTIKLQGDLNENLTPKLTTLAGNALAQIITAEVNSQETPLLAKLGEQISFLNLQQLSLRDVSTAFTFNNGNIEIKPFDFNVKGIKVTAGGKHGLDKRIDYNLTFDVPAKYLGGDVTKLLAKLNPEDANNMTVSLPVGLTGSFTSPQIALNTEAAVKALTQKLIEKQKQDLKDKGTDILKDIITGNTPKKDSTETTNTGNTTTQQTTDVVKDILGGLFGNKKKKDSIN
- a CDS encoding queuosine precursor transporter, encoding MLAQRINLILGALFIASLVVSNLIFQKFFSWDFFGLYTFEISVGILPYPVTFLITDIISEVYGKKKANQVVTAGIFASFFSLLIVYVSAAVPATDWSPISDALFDKVFGATAVAVFASMMAYLLAQYIDISIFHFWKRLTKGKHLWLRNNFSTFLSQFVDTFTVLALLCSFGKIDWALFAPLLLSGFLFKVLIALLDTPFLYAAVFAFRKRFGLKMGEELDAEVVLLKQEKI
- the folK gene encoding 2-amino-4-hydroxy-6-hydroxymethyldihydropteridine diphosphokinase encodes the protein MQHIYLSLGSNMGNRFELLQQAVQAIFEEIGSVLKISSVYETPAMGFEGDAFLNCVVVVQSTLSPKKILAAILEIEKQMGRERRHAKRYSSRPIDIDILLIDDLVVASKPLTIPHREIQNRRFVLQPLAEVNSKLQHPVLCKNVIKLLAETKDKSVITKQSKWLVNPRKEYDISKFKYIAIEGNIGAGKTSLATQIANDFNAKLILERFKDNPFLPKFYEQPGRYAFPLEMSFLADRYQQLLEDIKQFDLFKECVVADYDGYKSLIFAKVTLQAEEFVLYKKLFHLMHKELPKPDVYVYLYQNTDRLLENIKKRGRKFEQSIEAAYLQKLNAGYLEFVKSRPSESVRIIDISEMDFIKSRKDYLQILKAIVG
- a CDS encoding RNA methyltransferase, whose protein sequence is MKHRKLKNSELERINPEAFKASEKTPLIIILDNIRSLNNIGSVFRTADAFLIEKIYLCGITAQPPHKDIQKTALGATESVAWEYAENTLDVVTKLKEEGVFVASIEQAEQTVSLSDFKIEKQQRYALVFGNEVKGVQQQVVSASDVVIEIPQYGTKHSLNISVSAGVVIWDFFSKLNK
- the mutS gene encoding DNA mismatch repair protein MutS, with protein sequence MSKKVTPLMKQYNTIKAKYPDALLLFRVGDFYETFGEDAVRAAGILHITLTARNNGGDDVELAGFPHHSLNTYLPKLVMAGCRVAICDQLEDPKLTKTIVKRGVTELVTPGVALNDDILHSKLNNFLAAVHFNSGSGGNLSDTTRIGVSFLDVSTGEFLTAEGSAEYIDKLLQNFNPSEVLFSKQKRKLFSETFGDTFHVFHLEDWVFQKDYAVDTLQKHFDVQNLKGFGIDHLEEGIIAAGAALHYLDETQHTKLQHITKISRIAEDEYVWMDRFTIRNLELYHSHHQNAVTLLDVIDKTTSPMGGRLLKRWMALPLKNADKIVERHEVVSYLLEHATVLEKIQLHIKRIGDLERLISKVATAKVNPREVIQLKNSLEAVIPVKSEALQSKNESVRIIGEQLQDCELLRQKIKETISENAPVNILKGNTIAPGFHEALDELRAISTGGKEYLDQMLERETKRTGITSLKIASNNVFGYYIEVRNTHKDKVPEEWIRKQTLVNAERYITEELKEYESKILGAEEKILALEQELYGKLAQWMLQFIGSVQQNAALIAQLDCLCSFATQAKLANYTRPLFDDTFDLDIKEGRHPVIEKQLPPDAPFIANDVFLDRDNQQIIMITGPNMSGKSAILRQTALIVLLAQMGSFVPAKAVRMGCVDKIFTRVGASDNISMGESTFMVEMNETASILNNISDRSLVLLDEIGRGTSTYDGISIAWAISEYLHEHPSKAKTLFATHYHELNEMTETFSRIKNYNVSVKELKDNVLFLRKLVPGGSHHSFGIHVAKMAGMPQAVLHRANKILARLEKSHSSEELTEEMKAISKEEMQLSFFKLDDPLLEELREEILDIDIDTLTPVEALMKLNEIKRMLVRNAKVKLKK